The Carassius auratus strain Wakin unplaced genomic scaffold, ASM336829v1 scaf_tig00214963, whole genome shotgun sequence genome contains a region encoding:
- the LOC113093322 gene encoding gastrula zinc finger protein XlCGF8.2DB-like, whose amino-acid sequence MVPFQMCLMKEERQDLNEVEEKYQDQKDHDVNGEKSVSCRIKTTEVKRPFICSQCGKSFTRKASLQDHMFIHTGIKPFICSHCGKSFTRKVSLKDHLFIHIGIKPFSCSQCGNTFTRKESLEKHMLIHTGIKPFSCSQCGKSFTLKASLKDHMFIHTGIKPFSCSQCGNTFTRKESLEKHMLIHTGIKPFSCSQCGKSFIRKVSLKDHMFIHSGIKPFICSQCGKSFISKVGLKNHMSVHTGIKPFSCSHCEKRFICNRNLNRHMLIHAGIKSFSCSQCGKSFRLKQDLKTHLVTHTSESPFCCSQCGKCFTYKSSLKRHMFIHTG is encoded by the exons atggtgcctttccagatgt gCCTAATGAAAGAAGAAAGGCAAGATCTGAATGAGGTGGAGGAGAAATATCAGGATCAGAAAGATCATGATGTCAATGGAGAAAAATCAGTGAGTTGCAGGATTAAAACAACAGAAGTCAAGAGGCCTTTcatctgctctcagtgtggaaagagttttacacggAAAGCTAGCTTACAGGATCACATGTTTATTCATACTGGAATAAAACCTTTCATCTGCTCtcactgtggaaagagttttacacggAAAGTTAGCTTAAAGGATCACTTGTTTATTCATAttggaataaagcctttcagctgctctcagtgtggaaacacttttaCACGCAAAGAAAGCCTTGAgaagcacatgttaattcatactggaataaagcctttcagctgctctcagtgtggaaagagttttacactgAAAGCTAGCTTAAAGGATCACATGTTTATTCAtactggaataaagcctttcagttgctctcagtgtggaaacacttttaCACGCAAAGAAAGCCTTGAgaagcacatgttaattcatactgggataaaacctttcagctgctctcagtgtggaaagagttttatacGGAAAGTATCCTTAAAGGATCACATGTTTATTCATtctggaataaagcctttcatctgctctcagtgtggaaagagttttatatCTAAAGTAGGCCTTAAGAACCACATGTCAGTTCAtactggaataaagcctttcagctgctctcattGTGAAAAGCGTTTCATATGTAACCGTAATCTTAAtaggcacatgttaattcatgctgggataaagtctttcagctgctctcagtgtggaaagagttttagacTGAAACAAGACCTTAAGACTCATTTGGTAACTCACACTTCAGAAAGTCCTTtctgctgctctcagtgtggaaagtgttttacaTATAAATCAAGCCTTAAGAGGCACATGTTTATTCATACTGGGTAA